The region CTTTGCAATAACGCACTGATTCCTTCTTTTGGGTGAAGATCAGATTGGGTCCAAAGACCAATTTCTACTCCGTTTTTTCGGGCATAATCGCCTAAGCTTTTTAAATTTTGAATATTACCGTCTAAAGTTTCTGTTTGACCGTATCCGGCACCGTATCCGTCATTTGGCAAAATCCATCCCAAAGGCATATCGTGATTTTTATAGCGATCAATAACGCCACGTGCCGAAAATTGATAGTTGTTTTTTTCGCCGTTCAAAGATTCTTTGATGCCGGAATCATCTTTTTGACTTTCAACATAAGTTTTACCATCTTCAAATAAAATTCCTTTTGGGGATTCTTTCCAATAATCTCTATTGTAAGCATTCAAATGGCCTTCGTAAAATCCAAATTTTGGTAACAATACCGGATTTCCTGTCAATTGGTAAAAATCATTCAATAATCCTGTTATTGGTTCATTGACCATAAAAAAGACATCCAAATAATCGGTGTCATGCGAAAGCTGTACGCTGCCTTTTGCTTTAGCGCCAAAATCATACTTTCCTTTTTTGAAGGTGTACCACATCATTCCATATCCATTGGAAGACCAATAATAAGGGGTTGGCGAAGCCACGCCGCCATCGGTCCAGCTGTTTTGGTTTTCAATGGAAATCACTTTTCCTTTATGAGAAAAGCGGCCGTTTTGAACGCCACCGCCGTAGAAATATTCGTTTGGGTTCTCCTTTAAAGTTAAAATAACTTGTTTTTCTTCAAAAACAGGAAGAGCTGTTTCTTCTACTATTACAGCATTTGTTTTCGAATTTATGATTTTGAATAAAGAAGTGTTTTTGTCGAAAACAATATTGATTGTAGCCGTAGCAATAGACAATTCACTTTGTTGCTCATTAATGTTTAAAGTAGAAACAGGTTTTCTCGTATTGTCAACTAAAATTTGAGCTTCTGGTTTTGCCTCGGGGGCACGCATTCCTTTACCGGAATTATCTTGAAACAATCTGAAAATATTTTCGCCATAAAAATCGAAAAGCATCTTTTGGTTGTTAGAAAAAGAAACGGCAATCGTAGTGGGATTGATTTTCTTTGCTCCAATAATTTTTAAATTGGATTGCGATATTGTTTTAACTGTGGGATTGTTGTTGGGTTGTTGCGCTTGAAGATTGTTTATTGAAACGCTCGAAGCAACAGCAAATAAAACGCCGGCGATCGGTTTTATTTTCCTGAAATTATTTTTCATAATTAGTTTAATTTATTCAAGTCTTTAGTCCTGGTTAAAAATATTTTAGTTTATATATGTGATTCTAAGCGGATCAATCTCCCTTTTTTAGTTAAAATACACCGCTTTTTTATATTATATTAATTTTATATTCTAAGTGATTGTAGCAATCGATGACAATTTCTATTTAAGCCATTAATATGAATTTCAGCGCTTCTGAATTTGTTGAAAATCAAATGAAATTGACTTTGGAATCATCGGTTTTATGTTAATTTTTTTTGATTTTAAGTGAAATATAAACTACGAAACTAGAGCTATAATTTTAATAAAACAAGTAAATTCAAAAACAATGTGTTCGAACACATTGTTTTTGAAAAATAATTATTGAACAATGCTCTTTTTTGAGACACTATGATTGTTAGCATTTAAAATTGAGAAGTGAACAATTTTTAATGATGCGTTTTGATAATTTAAGTTTTTTGGAGATTGTCTATTCTGTTTGCAGCTAATATTGTTATTTTATTGCAAGATTTTTTCAATTCGGCGTAGTTCGTCTTCGCTAAAAGCGATATTGTTTAAGCACATAAGAGAATCCGCCAATTGTTCCGGTTTACTGGCTCCCACCAGAACCGAACTCACGCGAGGATCTTTCAAAAGCCAAGCCAGCGCCATTTGTGCTAAAGACTGATTGCGTTGTATTGCTATTTGGTTCAATTCCCTGATTTGCTGTAGACGACTGTCGGTTACATCCGTTTGTTGTAAAAAACCGTGGGCTTTGGCTGCTCTGGAATCGGCAGGAATTCCGTCCAGATATTTATTGGTTAATAGTCCTTGCGCCAACGGAGAAAAAGGGATGCAGCCCACTTTTTCTTTTTCGAGTACATCCAGCAGCTCTTCTTCGACCCAGCGCACAAACATCGAGTATTTGGGTTGATGAATCAGGCAAGGAGTTCCCAATTGCTTAAGAATATCAATGGCTTTTTCGGCTTCGGCGGCAGGATAATTAGATAAACCAACATAAAGTGCTTTTCCTTGTTTTACGATAAGATCCAGTGCTCCCATGGTTTCTTCCAAAGGCGTATTTGGGTCGGGACGGTGGTGGTAAAAAATATCTACATAATCCAGATCCATCCTTCTAAGACTTTGATCTAGACTGGCAACCAAGTATTTTTTGCTGCCCCAATCGCCATAAGGACCATCCCACATGGTATAACCTGCTTTTGTGCTAATAATCATTTCATCCCGATAGTCTTTAAAATCTTCTTGGAGTATTTTTCCAAAAACTTTTTCGGCACTACCCGGAGGTGGTCCGTAATTATTGGCAAGGTCAAAATGGGTGATTCCGCTGTCAAAAGCCGTTTGAAGAATCGCGCGACTGTTCTCAAATTCATCCAGTTGGCCAAAATTATGCCATAGACCTAAGGATATTGCGGGAAGCTGGATGCCACTATTGCCGCAACGGCGGTATTGCATTTGTTTGTAACGATTTGTATTTGAGGTATATTTCATAAGACTTTAATTTAAGTGTTGCATTTTTTGAATGACGAAAAATCAAAATTAAGTATTTCGAACGAAGTTGATGCGTTTTTAACTTTTTCCAACAATGATTTTTAATTTGTTAATTATTAGTTAAAACATTGGCAAATAACTGGATTTGAGACACTAAAAATTATTTTTGGCTGGATATAACCATTAAAATAGAATAAATGAAGAAGTTTTTCATTTTAACCGCTGCCAGTTCACTTTTATTAGTGCCCGCAACCCATTTTGCCCAATCTAAAAAAGATAAAAACAAAAAAGCTGACATTGCCTTAACCGTTCCCGAAAAGAAACCGGAATCCACCATCAAGGAATACGGTAAGATAATCACAAAAGACGCTATCTCGGATGAAGGATTGTTTAGCGTCCACAAGGTAGATAAGAAATACTTTTTTGAAATTCCCAATAAACTCTTGGACAAAGACATGCTTTTGGTAAGTCGTTTGTCAAAGTTGCCTTCTGATTTGGGTGGCGGATACGTCAATGCAGGTTCTGAAACGAATGAACAATTGGTGGTTTGGACCCGTTTTCAGGATAAGATTCTCATCAAAGTAAAATCATTTAGTTCCGTGGCCGATGCAAGTTTACCGATCAGTATTTCGGTGAAAAACAATAATTACGAGCCTGTTTTATTTGCTTTTGACATTGTTGCTTTTAGCAAAGATTCTGCAAATACCGTTATTGATGTCACTAAGTTTTATAACAGCGATGTTAAGGCAATAAGCGGTTTGTCGGCTTCGATGAGAGAGACCTACAAGGTGAAAGGAATGGATGATTCCCGCAGTTTTATCACGTCAATGAAAAGTTTTCCGATGAATATTGAAGTGATTCAGGATTTTACCTATAATGCATCCAATCCGCCGGTGATGAAAGATGCCGAAACGATAAGCATTCAGATGAACCAATCGATGATTTTGTTGCCGGAGGTGCCTATGAAGCCCCGCTTGGCCGACCCAAGAGTGGGCTGGTTTACGATGAACCAAATTGATTACGGAAGCAACGAGCTGAAATCAGACAGTAAAACCTATATCCGCCGTTGGAAATTAGAACCTAAAGATCCTGTCGCTTACGCAAAAGGGGAACTGGTAGAACCGATAAAACCAATTGTTTATTATTTGGATCCCGCCACGCCTGAAAAATTGCGCAAATACATCAAACAAGGAATTGAAGAATGGCAGAAGCCTTTTGAAACAGCCGGATTTAAAAATGCGATTATCGCCAAAGATGCACCAACTAAAGAGGAAGATCCTGATTTTAGCCCGGAAGATATCCGTTATTCTGTAATTCGTTATGTGGCGAGCACGACCCGTAATGCCGTTGGACCTAGTGTTACTGATCCAAGAACGGGAGAAATTATTGAGAGTGACGTGATTTGGTATCACAACCACCTGCGTTCCTATAGAAATCGTTATTTATTGGAAACGGGAGCGGCAAATCCTTCGGCCCGTACTTTAAATACCAGCGATGAAGAAATGGGCGAGATGATGCGTTTTGTGATTGCACATGAAGTAGGGCATGCGCTCGGTTTTCCGCATAATATGGGAGCGAGTTGTGCTTATGAGACCGAAGATTATAGAAATGGTGCATTCACACAAAAAAATGGAATTGCTGCGAGTTTGATGGATTATGCCCGTTTTAATTATATTGCCCAAGCCGGAGATAAAGGCGTTCGTTTCATCCGCCAAATGGGACCTTACGATCATTATGCCTTAAATTGGGGCTATCGTGTGATTCCAAATTCTACTTCACCTGAGTCAGAAGTTCCTACATTGGACAAATGGATATTGGAAAAAGCGGGAGATCCGGTATATAAGTTTGGAAAACAAAGCAGCAGCTTTGACCCAACTTCACAAACCGAAGATATAGGAAATAATTCGATGAAAGCGAGTACTTATGGAATGAAAAACTTGCAATATGTGGCGGCACATTTATCGGAATGGACGAGTGATGTCACCAATAATTACGAGGATTTAGATGAGTTGTATAAAGAAATGTTGGATGTTTGGAGCAGGTATGTTGGACATGTGGTGACCAATGTAGGCGGCGTATATGAAAACACTAAAAAACCGAACCAAAAAGGCAGTGTTTATGATGTTGTGCCAAAAGTAAAACAACAGGAAGCCATGCAGTGGCTGCAAAACAATGCTTTTGCTTCGCCATCTTGGTTGGTCAATGTTGGGACTTTAAAAAACATTGACTATTCAGGATATACCGAGCGTTTTAGAAGCTTGCAGGTTAGACATTTGAATAATGTATTGAGTTTTGACCGCATTGGTAGATTGATGGATGCCGAAATAATGGGGACTAATAATTACACTGCTTTGGACTTATTTCAAGATATGCGTAAAGGAATCTGGAAAGAGTCAAATGCGGCATCGAACGTGAGTATTTACAGAAGGAATTTGCAACGTGCTTATATTGAAAGAATGAGTTTCTTGATGAGTGAAGAACTAAAGGCCGGTGGAACAAAAGATTATTATAATGTGTCCCAATCGGATGTTAGGGCATTAGTTAGAGGCGAATTGAATTTGTTAAAAACAAGCTTGTCAGTAGCCAAAAACGGAGCCGTAAATGCGGAAACAAAATTCCATTATCAAGATTGCATTAAGAGAATTGAAAAGATTTTAGATCCTAAATAATCTAAAATCATCTGGTTTGTCTTGAAAAAAATCCGCTATAAAGCGGATTTTTTTATGGATATAAAAAGTAAAATATTTTATTTGATTATTGATTGTTGGTTGGGAATTCAAAAGCATAACTTTTGCCAATGAGAAATACGGCGCCATGGATAATGGATTCAGGAAAATAAGCCATTTTATTTAAGAAAAAATCATAAGTTTTGTTACAATAATTGGTGATTACAAACGGAAAGGAATTAGAAACCAGGTATAAATTTTGGATTCTTTGATCATCTGGAATGATTTTTTTATTAAAATTAGTGAATTGTATTTCTTTGTTTTCTTTTTTTAAATCAAGTAGTTCAAATACAGAAAGAGGTACATTTGAGTCCAAGTGATAAAAGTAGATTGATTTGGCTACATCTATGATAAACCACTTTTTAAGTTCATGGGAGTAGACTTCATTAAAAGAGTGACCTCCGGAGATACTTGGATCTTTGGATACAATTTTTAATCCCCATTCTTTTACTTTGATGTCGTTAATAACACAGAAATTGTTGTAGACTTGAGAGAAATCACTGCAAACGCCTCCTTCGCCATTCATCATTTTCAGCAATGTTATTCCTGAAGGTTTTCCTAAACCGGGGCCTCCTTTCACGTGGTTTCGCAACCATTGGGCTATTTTAAGGGCTTTTTTAAAATCACTGAGATTTGATTTTTCTTTAGGAAATATGGATTGGTTCAGTTCAAAATATATAAGAGGAATGTCTTTTTTGTGATTAATGGAGTTATAGCAAAAATTTTCAATACGCATTGGAGAAACGTTTTTTGAAACCAACTTAAACCTTATCTTATACAATAAAGAATGTCTCCTTAAATACCAATTTAAAGGTTTGCTCATTTTTTATAATTTAAGGTTTTCTTATTCCCTAAATATAAAACAAATAAGTTAATTATCTGATAATTAAACGATTAAAATCGATTAAATACGATAAATTAATTTTTAGCAGTTTGCTTACAGTGAGAAAGGGCTATTGTATTTCCGTTTTTTAATAGAAACGCATTTTATTTAATTGAAAATTAAAATGCAACTATTTTTATTTTTGACTATAAATTTCAATTTGCTTTTTCTTCAATCGTTGTTGTAGCCAGAGCGTCAGTTTCTGTTTTGAAGCTTCGTCTAACTCCGTTTTACTTTTGTAGAGTAAAACAGGAATGGTTTTAGTATTGGCCGTATCTTCATTAAAAGTGTGGTTGGCTATTGAAATATTTTCTATTTCAGGGAATAATATTTTTATTTCTGCCAATAAAGCTTTGTTTTCGTACTTGTTAGAAGCAATTTCGTTTTTGAGATTCAATATGGTAACGTCCTTTTGACTCAAAACAGATTTATTGTAATTGATTTCGTTAAGAATGTCGCTTTTAAGGTCGGTTGTGTCCTGTATAATCAATAATTTGGTATTGTTGAGGTCGTAAGATTTTAATTTTTCGTTCAAGGATTTAATCTCTTCCTCATTGAATCTCTTGGTCAGAAATCCCAGTTCCAATTTTTTTGGGTTTTCATTGAATTTCGTTTTTTTATACAAAATGGCAATTCCTTTATCAGTAAATTCAGTTTCCATAAAAACATTAATCTGATGCTGGTATTTTTTTTCTTGAAATAATTGATAGGCAAAATAAATACTCGGAAGAATTAATATTAGTATTAAAGTGGTGATGATGTATCTTACTTGTTTTTGGTGTTTCTCATCGAGTTGTTTTGTGATGGGATACTGTAGATATTTGACAATTAAAAAAGTGGCAAGACAAATAAAAACGCAGTTTATGGAGTATAGATATAAGGCTCCAAAAAAGAATTTCATATTGCCAAGCGCCAGGCCATATCCCGCTGTGCAAAGCGGGGGCATAAGAGCTGTTGCAATAGCCACTCCAGGTATTGGATTCCCTTTTTCGACTCTGGTCGTAGCAATAACGCCTACTAAACCACCAGCAAAGGCAATAAGAATATCATAAAAATTAGGCGATGTTCTGGATAATAATTCCGGCATGGCCTCTTTGAAAGGACTAATGTAAAAATAGACGGTAGAAACCGCCAAACTTGCCAAGGTGGCCACCAGAAGATTTTTAAGCGATCTTTTGAGTAAATTAAAATCATAGATACCCAACCCAAAACCGGCACCTATAATAGGACCCATCAAAGGGGAAATAAGCATGGCCCCAATAATTACCGCTGTAGAGTTTACATTTAAGCCTACTGAAGCAACAACTATGGCACAGGCTAAAATCCATAAATTAGACCCTCTAAACGAAATATTAGAAATTACGGATTCTAATACTTTGTTCTTGTCTTCCTCTCCTTTGTGTAGATTGACATAAGTGAATAATTTATTTACTAATACTCTCATTTACTTTCTGAGATAAGTTATATTTTAAGAAAAAGAATCCACATAATCCAGCAACTAGTGAAGAAAGTAAAATTACAAATTTAGCATTACTTATAATGGTTTGGTCATCAAAGGCAAGTATGGTGATGAAAATAGACATGGTAAATCCAATTCCTCCTAGAAAACCAACTCCTATCAATGTTTTCCAAGTCATATCGGTAGGTAGTTTACAGAAGCCGGCTGAAACGGCAAAAAAGCTAAATAGAAATATTCCTAATGGTTTTCCTATGATCAATCCTAGAGCAATACCTAAACTATAATGTTGCGCCAAAGTTTCTCCTATGTCTGAACTGATGACAATGGCAGTATTCGCCAAAGCAAATAACGGTAAGATGAAAAAGCCAACAGGTTTATGTAAAAAATGTTGGAGCTTGTAAGAAGTAGATGTTTTACTTCCATTTCCAAAAGGAATTACAAAGGCTAATAAAACTCCTGTTACGGTGGCATGAATTCCAGAGTGAAGCATGAAGTACCACATAACAACCCCACCGATAAGGTAAGGAATCAAGCTTTTTACTTTCATACGATTAAGGATAAATAGGAACAACATAACAGCCAAAGCGATAGCTAAATTTGTCCATAATATCGTTTTGGTATAAAAAATAGCGATAACCATAATGGCACCTAAATCGTCAATTACTGCCAAAGCAGTTAAAAATATTTTTAACGAAAGTGGCACGCGATTACCTAATAAGGATAGAATTCCCAAGGCAAAAGCAATATCTGTAGCCATAGGAATCCCTGCTCCAGAATGTGCGACAGTGCCGTAATTCAGCAATAAATACAATCCTGCAGGCACCAGCATTCCTCCCAAAGCAGCAAAAATAGGTAACAATGCATCTTTTATATTGGATAATTCACCCTGATAAATTTCTCTTTCCAGTTCAAGGCCAATTAACAAAAAGAAAATAGTCATCAAACCATCGTTGATCCAATATTCAATACTTTGTCCCGCAAACAAACTATGCCAAGTATGTTGGTATTGTTCTCCAAAAATTGAATTTGCCAAAATTAAAGAGATTAAAGTGCAGCCAATTAGTACAAGTCCACTGGATTTTTCGTTGTCAAAAAATTCTTTGAATAAATCTGATTTGTAAATTCTTTTTATTGCTTTTCTCATACTTGTTTCTTTGATCAATAATTATTATTAGTATCTAAAAATAACTATTGATGCGATTTTTTAGTTAACAGGAAATTTTATTGAATTCACAAAAATAGCGAAATACTTAGAAATTTCATTAGAGGAAAGTGTATTTGTTTTTAATTTGTTTCGTTATTTTTAAGTAAATACTTCTGTAATTTGTTCAGAAAGCTTGTTGTTGATTTCTTGTAACTATGCTAAATTTTATAGGTTAACCTATTAGGATTCAATTTTATATAGCATAAAGAAAATTTATTTTGATATAGTATAATTTGAATCTAGAATAGCATAAATTTAATACTCTGATTTGTATTATTGATCTTACTATTAAATAAATCAATTTGCATTTTCTTATTTATTGTTTTCAATTTGTACTTTTGAATCCTTACCAAAAAGTAAAAAATGAAAATTGTTATCTCTCCGGCCAAGTCCTTAAACTTCGAAAAAGAATTACCTACCACTCAATATACGGATTCTTCATTTTTGAAAGAATCAAGAATAGTTCAGAAAGTTTTAAAACAAAAATCACCGGCTGAATTATCAGAATTGATGTCTATTTCAGATAAATTAGCCGAGTTGAATTGGCAACGTAATCAGCAATGGAAAACACCTTTTACCCCAGAAAATGCCCGTCCGGCAGTCTATACTTTTGACGGTGATGTCTATGCCGGTTTAGATGCGTATTCAATCCCAAATGAAAAAATTGAGGTTTTGCAAGAACGACTAAGGATTTTATCGGGCTTGTATGGCTTGTTGAAACCCTTGGATTTGATTCAAGGGTATCGATTGGAAATGGGTACCAAAATGCCAATTGAAGCGCATAAAAATTTATATGATTTTTGGAAGCCAACAATCACGAAATCCTTAAACAAGGAATTGAAAGAAGGGGAGTTGTTTATTAATTTGGCAAGCAATGAATATTTCTCGGCCATTGATGTCAAAGCTTTGAAGGTACCGGTTATTACCCCCGATTTTAAGGATTACAAGGATGGGAAATTGAAGATTATCAGTTTTTTCGCCAAGAAAGCCAGAGGAATGATGGTGCGTTACATCCTAGATACCAATGCCGAAACGATTGATGATTTAAAAGCTTTTAATTATGGTGGATATCAATTTGACGCTAATTTGTCCAAAGGAAACCATTTAGTGTTTACCAGATAGCAGAATTTAAATATTGTTATAAAAAAACTCCGAATACAAATTTGTATTCGGAGTTTTTTTATAACAATTATGTCTTGATTTATTTTGTCTAATGCATCGCATCCGATAAGTCGATTTTGTTTTTTCCTTTTTTTATCAAAAGGATAAAAGGAATGCACAACAAAAATAAAATGCCCAGATACATGAATATGTCCATGTAAGACAACACATTTCCTTGAACAATTACTTTGTATTCTATCGCTTTATGAGCTTTGTCTAAGGATTCATTGGCACTAAAACCTTTGGACATGAATCCCATTTGCAATTGTTTTACGGTTTGCTGTAATTCAAAAGAAGTTTTATCAAGATGAGAAATCAAATTTACTCGATGTTCCTGATTGAAACGAGCAATAAAAGTTGTGATAATAGCAATACCAAAAGAGCCTCCCAATTGACGCATCATTCCCGTAAAGGCAGCACCTTCTCCGATGCTTTTTCCCTTGAGGGTTGATAGAGAAAGGGTGGTAATAGGGACAAATAGTAATCCTAAACCAATTCCTCTCCAGATCAATGGCCAGAACATGTGTTCAGTTCCAGTATCCGGGGTAATGATATTGCGCATCCAGAAAGTGAAAATGAAAAACACCAAAAATCCTGTTGCAACCATATATGCTTGCGGAATTCCTTTTTGTATCGCTTTACCAATGAAGGGCATCATCAATCCGGTGGTAATCGAACTTGGAATTAGTAATAATCCGGCATCCAGGGCGCTCCATCCCAAAATGGATTGAGTATAAATAGGAATTAAGAATGTCGAGCCGTAAAGTCCAAAACCCAATATGAAACACATAATGGTCCCTACTCGTAGATTGCTGTCTTTTAATACTCTTAAGTTAACTATAGGATATTTGTAGGTGAGTTCTCTCCAAATGAAGAAAAGTAATCCAAATAAAGAAACAACCGATAAAAACACAATTAAATCATTGTTGAACCAGTCGTCCTGTTGCCCATGTTCGAGTACAAATTGCAAGGAACCAATAAAGGCAGTCAGGAAAATAATTCCCCACCAGTCCACTTGATTCACTTTCAGTTTTTCACCGTATTTAGGACTTTTTACAAAACCAAGGGTTAAGATAGTAGCAATAATACCAAGTGGAATATTGATATAAAAAATATAAGGCCATGAAAAATGATCCACAATATAACCTCCTAATGGCGGCCCGAGGGTAGGTCCCACGATAACACCCATTCCGTAAATGGCTTGTGCCATTCCTCTTTTGGCCACAGGATAACTTTCTGTTATAATGGTTTGCGCGGTAACTAATAAAGCACCACCGCCCAATCCTTGGATAAAACGAAAGGCTACTAATTCCCATATATTCGTTGCGTTTCCGCAAAGGAAAGAAGCTACGGTAAAAATAATAATGGATGCGGCAAAATAATTGCGCCTTCCAAATTGCTGTGACAACCAGCTTGTCATGGGGATTATAATTACGTTTGCTATGGCATAAGCGGTAATTACCCAAGCAACATCGGTCAATGAGGCGCCAAGGCTACCTCGCATGTTGTTAAGCGCTACGTTTACAATAGTGGTATCTACAATTTCCAGCATGGCACAAAGCACCGCTGTAATTGTGATGATCACTCTTCTGAAGCCGTATTCAACTAAATCGTCTTCTCCTGTTTGTGTTGTCATTTTAATTAATTTAGATTCCAGATTAGCTGTTGCCAATTGCAGATGGATAAGCGAGAGCCGGATTTTGTTTGATCAAAATCATTAATCTATACTCTTCCAATTTTAATTTAAATGGACATCTACATAAACATTCATTCCCGGACGAAGCAATTTTATTTTTTCGGCATCATTAGAGGCATCTAAACTTATTTTTACCGGTAATCTTTGGATGGTTTTTACAAAGTTTCCTGTTGCATTATCTGGTGGCAATAAAGAGAATTTGGCTCCAGTTGCCGGAGAAAAGGAGGTGATTGTTCCTTCAAATTTGTGATCAGGGTAGGCATCTACTTTAATGCTTACTTTTTGTCCCATAACCATTTTGTTGAGTTGGGTTTCCTTGAAATTGGCTATAACCCAAGCTTCGTTATTGTTTATGATATAAAAAAGAGATTGTCCTGATTGTACCAATTGACCCGGTTGAATGTCTATTTTCGAAACCTGACCATCAATAGCGGCAGTGATAACGGTATAAGATAAATTTAGTTTTGCCGCATCCAGTAAAGCTTGTGCTTTTTTAATATTGGCAGCAGCCACTTCGGTCATTTTATCCGAAGCTTTAGATTTGGCTACTATAACCGACTTTTGGTAAGCGCTTGCTTTTTGCTGTTGTTGCAAGATGCGAACCTGACTTTCGGCTTCTTGTTTAGCAGCCAAAGCTTGTTCGTATTGTTGTTTTGTAATGGTATGCGTCTTGTACAAATTGTTGTAACGGTTGTAATCACTAGTTATACGGCCCAATCTGATTTTTGCGGTTTCGATATTTCCGCTGGCTGATTGCACATTAGCATCCGAA is a window of Flavobacterium acetivorans DNA encoding:
- a CDS encoding TIGR00341 family protein translates to MRVLVNKLFTYVNLHKGEEDKNKVLESVISNISFRGSNLWILACAIVVASVGLNVNSTAVIIGAMLISPLMGPIIGAGFGLGIYDFNLLKRSLKNLLVATLASLAVSTVYFYISPFKEAMPELLSRTSPNFYDILIAFAGGLVGVIATTRVEKGNPIPGVAIATALMPPLCTAGYGLALGNMKFFFGALYLYSINCVFICLATFLIVKYLQYPITKQLDEKHQKQVRYIITTLILILILPSIYFAYQLFQEKKYQHQINVFMETEFTDKGIAILYKKTKFNENPKKLELGFLTKRFNEEEIKSLNEKLKSYDLNNTKLLIIQDTTDLKSDILNEINYNKSVLSQKDVTILNLKNEIASNKYENKALLAEIKILFPEIENISIANHTFNEDTANTKTIPVLLYKSKTELDEASKQKLTLWLQQRLKKKQIEIYSQK
- the yaaA gene encoding peroxide stress protein YaaA, encoding MKIVISPAKSLNFEKELPTTQYTDSSFLKESRIVQKVLKQKSPAELSELMSISDKLAELNWQRNQQWKTPFTPENARPAVYTFDGDVYAGLDAYSIPNEKIEVLQERLRILSGLYGLLKPLDLIQGYRLEMGTKMPIEAHKNLYDFWKPTITKSLNKELKEGELFINLASNEYFSAIDVKALKVPVITPDFKDYKDGKLKIISFFAKKARGMMVRYILDTNAETIDDLKAFNYGGYQFDANLSKGNHLVFTR
- a CDS encoding MDR family MFS transporter, yielding MTTQTGEDDLVEYGFRRVIITITAVLCAMLEIVDTTIVNVALNNMRGSLGASLTDVAWVITAYAIANVIIIPMTSWLSQQFGRRNYFAASIIIFTVASFLCGNATNIWELVAFRFIQGLGGGALLVTAQTIITESYPVAKRGMAQAIYGMGVIVGPTLGPPLGGYIVDHFSWPYIFYINIPLGIIATILTLGFVKSPKYGEKLKVNQVDWWGIIFLTAFIGSLQFVLEHGQQDDWFNNDLIVFLSVVSLFGLLFFIWRELTYKYPIVNLRVLKDSNLRVGTIMCFILGFGLYGSTFLIPIYTQSILGWSALDAGLLLIPSSITTGLMMPFIGKAIQKGIPQAYMVATGFLVFFIFTFWMRNIITPDTGTEHMFWPLIWRGIGLGLLFVPITTLSLSTLKGKSIGEGAAFTGMMRQLGGSFGIAIITTFIARFNQEHRVNLISHLDKTSFELQQTVKQLQMGFMSKGFSANESLDKAHKAIEYKVIVQGNVLSYMDIFMYLGILFLLCIPFILLIKKGKNKIDLSDAMH
- a CDS encoding HlyD family secretion protein translates to MANKQTNTKFIIILSALVLLGVAYGSYKYIHSLSHEETDDAQIEKNMNPIIPRVSGYVSKVYIKDNDYVKKGDTLFTIEKKDYQLKIAEATAAVAAAEGNFEVSKADISSVLASISASDANVQSASGNIETAKIRLGRITSDYNRYNNLYKTHTITKQQYEQALAAKQEAESQVRILQQQQKASAYQKSVIVAKSKASDKMTEVAAANIKKAQALLDAAKLNLSYTVITAAIDGQVSKIDIQPGQLVQSGQSLFYIINNNEAWVIANFKETQLNKMVMGQKVSIKVDAYPDHKFEGTITSFSPATGAKFSLLPPDNATGNFVKTIQRLPVKISLDASNDAEKIKLLRPGMNVYVDVHLN
- a CDS encoding zinc-dependent metalloprotease, with the protein product MKKFFILTAASSLLLVPATHFAQSKKDKNKKADIALTVPEKKPESTIKEYGKIITKDAISDEGLFSVHKVDKKYFFEIPNKLLDKDMLLVSRLSKLPSDLGGGYVNAGSETNEQLVVWTRFQDKILIKVKSFSSVADASLPISISVKNNNYEPVLFAFDIVAFSKDSANTVIDVTKFYNSDVKAISGLSASMRETYKVKGMDDSRSFITSMKSFPMNIEVIQDFTYNASNPPVMKDAETISIQMNQSMILLPEVPMKPRLADPRVGWFTMNQIDYGSNELKSDSKTYIRRWKLEPKDPVAYAKGELVEPIKPIVYYLDPATPEKLRKYIKQGIEEWQKPFETAGFKNAIIAKDAPTKEEDPDFSPEDIRYSVIRYVASTTRNAVGPSVTDPRTGEIIESDVIWYHNHLRSYRNRYLLETGAANPSARTLNTSDEEMGEMMRFVIAHEVGHALGFPHNMGASCAYETEDYRNGAFTQKNGIAASLMDYARFNYIAQAGDKGVRFIRQMGPYDHYALNWGYRVIPNSTSPESEVPTLDKWILEKAGDPVYKFGKQSSSFDPTSQTEDIGNNSMKASTYGMKNLQYVAAHLSEWTSDVTNNYEDLDELYKEMLDVWSRYVGHVVTNVGGVYENTKKPNQKGSVYDVVPKVKQQEAMQWLQNNAFASPSWLVNVGTLKNIDYSGYTERFRSLQVRHLNNVLSFDRIGRLMDAEIMGTNNYTALDLFQDMRKGIWKESNAASNVSIYRRNLQRAYIERMSFLMSEELKAGGTKDYYNVSQSDVRALVRGELNLLKTSLSVAKNGAVNAETKFHYQDCIKRIEKILDPK
- the nhaA gene encoding Na+/H+ antiporter NhaA — protein: MRKAIKRIYKSDLFKEFFDNEKSSGLVLIGCTLISLILANSIFGEQYQHTWHSLFAGQSIEYWINDGLMTIFFLLIGLELEREIYQGELSNIKDALLPIFAALGGMLVPAGLYLLLNYGTVAHSGAGIPMATDIAFALGILSLLGNRVPLSLKIFLTALAVIDDLGAIMVIAIFYTKTILWTNLAIALAVMLFLFILNRMKVKSLIPYLIGGVVMWYFMLHSGIHATVTGVLLAFVIPFGNGSKTSTSYKLQHFLHKPVGFFILPLFALANTAIVISSDIGETLAQHYSLGIALGLIIGKPLGIFLFSFFAVSAGFCKLPTDMTWKTLIGVGFLGGIGFTMSIFITILAFDDQTIISNAKFVILLSSLVAGLCGFFFLKYNLSQKVNESISK
- the mgrA gene encoding L-glyceraldehyde 3-phosphate reductase, with product MQYRRCGNSGIQLPAISLGLWHNFGQLDEFENSRAILQTAFDSGITHFDLANNYGPPPGSAEKVFGKILQEDFKDYRDEMIISTKAGYTMWDGPYGDWGSKKYLVASLDQSLRRMDLDYVDIFYHHRPDPNTPLEETMGALDLIVKQGKALYVGLSNYPAAEAEKAIDILKQLGTPCLIHQPKYSMFVRWVEEELLDVLEKEKVGCIPFSPLAQGLLTNKYLDGIPADSRAAKAHGFLQQTDVTDSRLQQIRELNQIAIQRNQSLAQMALAWLLKDPRVSSVLVGASKPEQLADSLMCLNNIAFSEDELRRIEKILQ